Genomic window (Daucus carota subsp. sativus chromosome 5, DH1 v3.0, whole genome shotgun sequence):
taatttatattacaaGTTTTACATCAGCATGCCAACACATTATGGCCCTGTTTGTTTACCAGAAGCAGGAGCTGCTTctagcttctgcttttcttgacccgtttgtgtaaagaagcagaagcacttttaagaagctgagaatcctagcttctctctcacagcttctgcttcttttccaaacactttattcacttatttacttctcacttctgctacACTTCTCtggtttaagcaagaagtcacttcttttaagcttgcccaaacAGGCCCTATATATGTACATGTCATTAGAATCTGATGGTGTATCATTATTAgttgcacacacacacacacacattaaatTCTCTAATGTTGCGTCCTTAGAAGTTGgtaaataaatttgaatgaaattgactGGTTTAAGCAAATAAATTTGAAGATCCTCTATTAGAAGCACCCATGTATTAGGCTTGGAGTTGAAGTAATTGACAACAATCAAGAGCCATTAATTATTAAGTTTTAgttctggcaaaaaaaataaattattaagttTTAGTAGTGACTAGTGACTATCTGTACTTATTTTTTGTTGAGTACACGTATGTGCTAGATCTATCTGAATAAACAAGGAGAACTTCCCAAGTGATTATTGTGGCACCCCGAATCTATAAGTATGCTTAAAACTTGCAATTGACGTAATTGAGGCGACAATTGAAAACCATTTGTCATCAAATTTTAGTAGGATTTTATCGGTGTCCATCATCAGTCTGATTACATAGGCGAGATTTAGTTAAGGACTACTACTAAGTGAATCTTTTATTGGGGCACACTGAGAATGTATGTGGCACCGCGAGTCTGCAAATTTGCTACACAATAACATGTGGATGACACTTGTATAGTATTGTAAAGCGTCTGTGACCAGTTATCTAATAGATTTTCAtcttaaaatcataaaaatcaaaatgttGCACATTCCATCACAACTCGACATGCCAGAATATGCATACAATCATAGTTTTTCTTTTTTCCCAACGTAGTTGTTAGCTAATAAACAATGTGGTCTTGTGTTTAAGGCTAGATTTCGCATGACAAAGTCTCTTTGCCTGTTCTCAGCAATTTATAGTGTGTAGCCTTTCTCTGTCAGTCTGTCTTTTTCTTTTCACCCTTCATGATCTACTTGTAATACATAACAGACACGAATTTAGGTGTCAGGTCTAACAAAAGTAACTTATTATGTGATTGGTTTTGGTGTTGGTGCAGACACAAACTGATTACAAGGTCTTAAACAAGGATCAGTGGATTGGGTTCTATCGATTTTGCAATGAGGTAAGAGTCTGGAATTCAGATCATTTAAGTTTTTGACATAACAAACAAGTCTGCTTGCCACTGTTAATATTTACCACCATAAACAATAAGTTCTGATTGTCTCACTTGAGATGAGATTATCACACTTCAGAGTTCAGTCCATAGTCGAAATTGGTGTTTTACATACTTTGGTAAAAGTTCTGATTCTGTTGAAACATTATTAGCATGTGTGAATAATAATGTCCTCTCTGTTTCTATAGATAAGTTTTCCGGACATGAGTAATTATGACGAAGAGCTTGCTTGGCCATTCATTCTGGACAATTTTGTGGAATGGGTAAAAGCAAAACGGAGCTAATTTGCTGTCAAGGTTAAAATTCGGTCTCAGTATGCAAAGTTTACGGGCTATCTGCCTCCGAAGAGAAGAAGACTGTGATATTCAGCCATAATGTCTCTTGTTTTTCTGTTTGGTCAGTGTTTGTAAAGTCACTTGTCAATACTTTCCATCGCGGCAGGACCCGTCACAAATTTTAGGTTATTCTCATAGATAAAACATTGTTCAGTATTTAATACATTTCAGTAAACTGTAATACATGGTACAATAGATACATGAAACGTGCAgatgttgattttagtttatagAGATTAAGATTGTGGATATACCATAGAAAATTGTTTTGGTTTTTTCATATTACAGGAATCACATTCATTTTAATGTGATGTGTTTGTGCGTGCTTTTTGTCAAGATTTAGTATTCGGAACCGAGTCAGGAAAGATCTATTCAGATTATTGTTGTAGGTACTAAAGCAGACACAGGCATCTTAAAAAGTTGGAGGTATTGTACGATCACAAGAAAAGAATCAACGAAGAAAAAGAGTGAAACTATACGTAAGGGGAGTCCATTTTAAACTTGTACTACGGAGAAGGAAGAAACAGCGGAGGTGGTGGCAGTGCCAGCAAAGACATTCTGGTACTCTCATTTCTTGTCGCAGGGGAGCTGGAAGGCGAAGAAGATGACGAATCTGAAGTAGTAGTCGACGTCTCATTTGATGGATTCGCGAGTTTAgtttcctcttcttcacaaactgCTTCTGATCTGTCGTTTCCAAATTTGGCGGTTTTCAAACGTGCTGGAATGATACAATTGCAGTAGAACCCTACAAGCCATACATCAACAACTAATCAAGGGAAAAAAACACAGTCGTCGTATTTAAGCAGGCGAAATTTACCAATTTTGGCCAGTCGATTCACCCAGCTCGGTATAGGATTCCCAGTGAGCTTAACACAAGCATCATTGCAAAAATGGTTACAGTTCTTGGTGATGAGATTATACGCTGTTCCTGTATAGATATAAGCAAGTTCCTCTTCCATCACTCTTCTCACCTCTTCCACATTCATCTCCGTCCATCCGATCAAGACTGATTTCCTAAACGTAAATTCCTGGCATTTCCTCGGCTCACCTTCAAAAATCCCTGATGTAGAATACTCATGCGCTCCAAATGCATACTCAATCCCGTGAACTGATACAACCACAACAAAGAAAATCAGTTCAGAAAAACAACAAAGAACGAAAAACATGCAGATTATTTCTTATGGACCTTGAACGGCAGAGTGATAGGCTCCAAGGCCAAGCCAGTAAGCATAGCCATTAACCGATGTCAGATCATAAACATTAAGGTACACAGGGAACGATCCGTCCTGGCTTCTTTTCCGATCCCTGGTAcacagcattcttgtttccgaGATTCAGATGAACAAGAAACCTGGTTTACAAGTTGAGATGAATGAAAGAAAGAAGCAGAGTGTAAAACACACTCCTAAATCTAACAAGTAGAATGTTGAGCATTTTGAAATAGTAGCAGCAAAAAAGTAACGTACTGGGCTAATTATGATATGTAGTGGTGGTGTTTGTTGGCTTTATTCTTGTTTTATGATTCTATTGATGGAGTACTTGTCTGtttgtttatttaaatttttgaatctGACACTAATATTACAAAGTAATTTGAAAAgtgaattaaataaaattaattatgtcCTAATTAATGGCCACATGAGTAGTTATTGGTTTTGCACCACTTACTCAAGATCAAAAATTCGAAAAAGAGTTTGTTTTATTGTAATAAATTCATTTACGCAGAGTGAAATAACAAGAATAAAACACAACTACAATAATAACGTTTGCAATATAATCATGTCCATGCATtaagtttaaatttatatagttCTTTATAAACTacaattttgtaaatatttgaaattttattaaactAACTAATATCTCCGCGGGTAATTTAcggataattttttgatatttaatatttttacaagattaaatatcaaaaaattatccgTAATTTCAACTAAAATAAGAATGTTTAACaatgttttaaataaaatagtCACATATTAAAATATGGTTTTGTAAATACTAATCAACCGATAATTTTTCTAACacaaacattaaaaatataatatagaaatGCATAACTAATATTATTAACATCATTTCATGAGTTCGAAAATATAACTCAACCTAAATCAAACGAACGGGTCCTATATGAAAAACTAAAAAGAACACAGCCCAATACAGAGAGGATATTAAGCCCATAAAATTCAAAAACCACTTCTTGTTTTAAATCCAGATAGTGTTCTCGGGTCGGATCATAGCTTGATGACTCACACACAGTCAAAGCCTAGCTTGATCTCAATTCTCCAGCGTGGCAGCTCTAACTGTAATAACAAACATCCTTAACTAGATTCTACCAATGTCATTGCTTCTTCTCAACTGAGATCATAACCTTGGATGCTATTCTAAGTTAGACATGCGAAGAGTATTTGTCGGAAGAGATGTTCTTTGGGGCATTTTATCAAACAGGTTGAGAGCGTCATCTCAATGTAGCACAGCAAGAGCATTTTGCAATAATATTAAACCAAGTAGCAATAATAAAAATGGGGTTCAACCTAAGATTAATGATGGTGGGGCAATGAGTCATTATGAGGCATACAAGCAGCTTGACAATCTCGATTTCATGACTGCTGCTAAGATTGCGTTTTCTGCCCCGAAAAAGAAATTCGGGTATTTCCTTTGCTCCATTTTTGTTTATCTGCCTTTCTTTACGCAATGTACATAGAATTTTGGTTGCAATATGTGGTTCTGTTTGGTTTAGGGAAGCATGAGCAGATAGCTGCTAGAGTATTAGAGATAACATAATGGTGTATTATTTCTTGcgcatttataatattttttaaatgctGAAGAGAAAGAGAAGATCAAAGAGGCAGAATAGCAACCTTCGTAATGAAAAAAGGTGTGATGAGACATATACATGGAATGTTAAGGATCTCTTGAAGCAAAAACAATGCTTTCAAGtccataaaaatattaatgcatTTTAAGGTACACCACAGTCAATCAACTTTGTTGACCACACCATCTAGTGGTACTATAGTAGGCTCACTTTGCTCTCAAGTATAACCGTGCAGAATCACCAACTTTGAGAAACCTTCAAGTCTTAATAACTTCAATGATTGTGGATTGTATATGATATGTAAGAAGTTAGAACGGTTAGTTGAGTTCCTTATTTCGTAACTTATTAATATCGGAATGAGTTACAATAACTCTATACCCACTGATTTTTTTGCAAAGCTGAGGTCCGGAGTGCAGTTCGATATTTTAAATAGCATAGGAAATGTTGTCCGagttgatttttatatatataatgtgcgAACATATAATTGATACCCACTTCTTCACTATTTGAGTTTGTATCAACTATCAACATGCCATATGTATGTTTCTTCAAAAAAACATGCCATATATGCTTGTAGCATGTTTGCTAAAAATTGGgtactttttatgtcttcaTACTTGAATACTTCATGCTTCATGTGTACAGCAGCCATCTTCATATTGTTAGAAGACATGGGTAATCTAGCAATATTcactattttattagtttatttaattaaattcttgaAAAGAGATGCAATTGTATGACTGATTCGATTCAATATAGGATATTCTTTTATCTTATGTTATGctgtctaattaattaattgtttaaataCCAAATAATCCTTAATTCAATGGGGGTGTGATACGATGATGTCCTTTAAGCAATCTCTTTTCCTTTTTCTCTTTAATGCTTAAGGTCAAAATGTTTATTTGTTCTTAATAAAATACAGAGTTTTTTTGTCCAGCagctatataattaaattttataaaatcttacCCCTTCCAAGGTTGCGTAGTATTTTATCTTGTTTTATTGCAAATTGTCATGTATGCAGTACGCCTATTTGCTAGTCGCGAGGCCAAATATCAGAGGCGTTGCTACTTAACAAAATCTACTGCTCTATTTTGTTAAGGAATTAGAGAGTCTTGGACTGATATACTAGATTCGTGCTGATGTAGGACTGACTTCAGTAAAGCTAGATTACAGAAAGATGGAGTCAGGGTCTTaaagatttgaagatgattataaagaaaaagcctttaaaATGGCTGTTGAATCATGATTcaataattcatattaatcATCATTGAATAAAAATGAAGATTATGTCATGATGAACCAATACTACTGCTAACTCATATGCTAAAAGTTGTCCACTCCTGGTAAAAGTTAACATAATTCCCCCGTATTCTAGAATATTCATGAGTAAAATAGTTATAGTTTAATCTGTTGATAATAACGTCTTCCCCATCACATGCTTGATTATTTGTTGACCTGTAATCTTTATGTAACCAAATGTGGTTATGTTTCAGTTTCACCATCCCTCTTACTGATTGCTGCAGCATTTCTTACAAGAACCTTCCTTAGAATTCTGTTCTAATCTAATCTTAGATTTCTAGATTTAGTGAAATCTCACCCCGATTTATTATGCAATCCTTTATTAATAGCTAATTCTATTGCGGACTGTCTCTGGAAGAAGACAGTGCAACTGGTTTGTGCCTCATCTTTACTTTTAAGATCTGACGAATCATGATGGGATTATTTCTAATGAAGAGAGAGTCTTATGACTTATGAGggtttttttgttttgtgtttgaGGGATTGTTTAGTTTGAAAGCATTAAGAAGGTAGATTTGCCATCTGCGACTCCTAGCAGGATCTATTAGTGGAAGTATAGAGAGCAAGGCATTAGAAAGATATAGCAAATCTGGTTAGACTCTCTTGTGTGAGTCAATTGATAGAAGGGTTCCTTCACAAATCTGGCCACTCTGCTTGTTGAGTTGACAAAACTAGCCACTCTTATTCAACTTCCATTTTCTTGGCCACCTTAAATGTATATCATGGCGAACACACCTAGCTGGACACGGGGAAGTATTTTTCCTGTGTTCGCCCCTAGAAGGGTCGAACAAAGCACACACACTAGTGTCTGCGCTTTTTTCACTAGTGTGTGTGCTTTGTTTGACCCTTTTAGGGGCGAACACATCAAAAAATACTCCCCAGTGTCCAGCTAGGTGTGTTCGCCGTGTTGTACATTTAATGTGgccaaaaaaaaatgaaagttgAATAAGGGTGGCTAGGTTTGTCAACTCAACAAGCAGCGTGGCCAGATTTGTGAAAGAGCCTGATAGAAGGCCAGTGAGATCAAGCGTCCTCCTACAGTAGTACTACTATGTTCCAGTGCACTTGTGGCCCAGTGTTATTCCTGAGGTTGCTTTCAATCCCCTGATATGTCTAATGTAAAATACTGATGTGTTCATTTATATATTAACTATCAATCTACTATTACTTGTCGATTTAGTGTCTTCTGTTAATTACTGAATATGCCATAGCATACGAAGTACATGAGAGCCAAACTGTACGTTCATAAATCCATAATGTCCCAATTCATAGAGCAGATAATCGAATTATGGTTATTCTGGTTGAAGCAtgagcctctcttttatgttaCTTTAATTGGATGCGTATCATGATTTCTCGTCTTATTCTTTTGCTTTCCCCTTGACATTCAAGCTGTTTCTACAACTTAGTCTATCTCACATTAATTTCAGGCTTGATTTTCATCTGGTCCAGCTCTTCTTTGTCTGCTTACCTTCACTTGGTATTTCTCAAACGATATCCCATATTTCATACTAATTGTTGTATATTGTGGTTGTTGACTTGGCTGTTATTTCCTGTGACAGCTGTATATCTTACGGCTCAATATGCTCGCTATGAAATAAGAAGGATGGAGGGGGTACGTACAGAAGCTTTTCATTTCTAAATACGTATGCAAATTTTCAATGTGATACTCTGTAATTTACTGATTGGTCGATATTGATATACCAGGtgctttgaaattgtaatcctCCAGTTTAAATTTCCCTTTCATGTCTGACAAGTGCACCAAATTACAAagctttaatttatttattctccCTTACCTTAGAATTGAAGTTTCTACTCATATGCTCCAGAGGATACGTAATACTAGAACATAATATCTTATTTTCCATCACTTTCTAGAGACATTCATCGCATAATATTGGACTTTCTTCTTCTGGTTCTGTGACAGTGGAGTAGATACATATTTGGTATATTATGGCAATACttgaatttttgtaaataattaattaactttttttaTGTTGACTTCATAATTGTCGTTTACGCATGAATCTTCTGCCTTTTCAGACTTTTGTCTATCGCCGAAACAGCTAATTTATACTTCTATCTCAGGAGTTGGAGGTAAAGAAAAAGGCTGAAGAGGAAGCAAAGGCAAAAGAACTGTTATTGAAGGCTTCTGAAG
Coding sequences:
- the LOC108221966 gene encoding deSI-like protein At4g17486, with translation MLCTRDRKRSQDGSFPVYLNVYDLTSVNGYAYWLGLGAYHSAVQVHGIEYAFGAHEYSTSGIFEGEPRKCQEFTFRKSVLIGWTEMNVEEVRRVMEEELAYIYTGTAYNLITKNCNHFCNDACVKLTGNPIPSWVNRLAKIGFYCNCIIPARLKTAKFGNDRSEAVCEEEETKLANPSNETSTTTSDSSSSSPSSSPATRNESTRMSLLALPPPPLFLPSP
- the LOC108221962 gene encoding uncharacterized protein LOC108221962, giving the protein MRRVFVGRDVLWGILSNRLRASSQCSTARAFCNNIKPSSNNKNGVQPKINDGGAMSHYEAYKQLDNLDFMTAAKIAFSAPKKKFGLDFHLVQLFFVCLPSLAVYLTAQYARYEIRRMEGELEVKKKAEEEAKAKELLLKASEEQEAGSDPELQEVKARLGKLEEAVKEIAVRGSQKQSGSSTDKKQDGERTKQAAAAAPEASNSALEDQTKKETQKGLGQQEGRGSVAIADASLRNQKATPDKDPKK